CTGTCGTCGAAGTTGGAGGAACTGGTCCGGGCGCAAGACAACGTGGACCTTGCCGTGGTGGACGTGGAGAAGAACCCCGAGCTGGTGCACACGTTTGAGGTGAAGGCTGTGCCAGCCGTGCTCGCGATGAGGAACGGCTTTGTCGTCGATAAGTTCATTGGCCTCATGGACGCCGAAACAATAGAGTCGCTCATACATAAACTTGTCAACAAACTAGATACTTAGTTATGTCTgcactatacatatatatacattatacatacatacattgtaCATTATACACATTTTACATACTCTCTAATATTGGAGTTCAAAGTTGGTTTTTGCcatttgaaaattatattacagtaCGCAACCCTatagtatttatttttggtttgaattttgtgaagtttgaaaagtaaattatttactgttttttttttcttttttttcttttcttcccaGTTGAATGCGATATTATGTGATAGCACTTTTCAAGTCAATTCGTTTAAATTGCTTGACTGTTATATTATTTGTGAGGTCTGCTTAGTATCAGCCTGCCATGCTGGTTTTAAATTTAGTAAATGGAAATTTTCAGCATGTTTCTTGGTAACATTCTGCTCACAGTGGTTGGAATTCCATAACTTAATCAATAGCACCAATGTAAGTGTGACACATTTTTACTTCCAACTAACCTTGTGTATCACCATCATGTGGTCTGAATCTCACGTGATTCATTCGCTGACATCATAAAGCAAGAGCACAAAATTTTTCGTGAAATGAGTTAAATAGTAGTGAAATGTATATATAACTAGAGAAAGTGTGTAGTTAGTTAGTATGAATGTGCTAATACTATCATACATTCAGGTGACTCTTCATGTGACAAAAGAATATCATAGAGTGAAAATTGTGTACACAACATATAGGTAATTAAGTATTTTGAAGCATATGAGGCCTCAATTTTGAGAACGAATTGGCCAAACAAGTGGATGGTAGCCATTTCATTACTCTTTCAAAATCAAATGCATTGACTTCTGGAACGACAAATTGTGGGTGGGCAGGCTCGTGCCTTCGTGTAAATAACGGAATGTGGTCTTAGTCCAATGAAGTACGTGCAGATTTAGGTAATAAAGAGGTATCAGCTGACATCCATGGTACAGAGACAATTATTTGTAACTTCTCAGTGACCTGAATGGATAGTGATATGTTGAGTTAAAGAGAAGGTTTTATGGTTATAATTAATATGTTGGTCACAGACATGTGTAATGTAAACTTGGTATAGTAATTGATGTATTAGTACCAAAGTGATTTATATTTACACCATTTATGTTGAAATGGCAAGCATCTTTTTCATTTTTCATCGGAAAAATGTCATAAGTTGCCTGTTTATGTGTTAATTGGAAAGGTTTTTTCCTTGAGACAGGTTACAAGGGTTGATTGACCATTTAAAAACTGCATGGCATGAGATGGTTCTACTTCTAAGACTGCCACTTTGTTGTGGAAATTGTTATTTAGCTTAGACAAAAAGTGTGCCATACCACTTGTGTTGCTTTATTAAGAAACAAGTTTCACATCTGTAAAGTAAGGCAGTGGTATCTTGACCATTTAAAAAATGCATGGCATGAGATGGTTCTACTTCTAAGACTGCCACTGTGTTGTGGAAATTGTTATTTAGCTGAGACAAAAAGTGTGCCATACCACTTGTGTTGCTTTATTAAGGAACAAGTTTCACATCTGTAAAGTAAGGCAGTGGTATCTTACATGGCTCGAACACTTCCTTCAGATAGTTTTTCACCAGTACTTAAGaattgttgataaaaaaaatgggaagggagggggaaggagAAATTCCACTGAGTGACAGGTTTTTTTGAAATAGTCTGGTTATCGTAgattatgtaaaaatttaataaaaatttaattaagataaCTGTGGCAAAGGTTTAAGTAAGGATTTACATCTCACAGCTATGCATAGAGACTTAAGGTGACCATACCATAGTAGTTATAGCTGACTCTTAGGTACTGCTCAGTGCTCATAAATATTTGATTAATACAGGGGTTCGGATGTTGGGATCGTACCTGAAAGCCTCACCACAAGTGAGAAGCATTAGCAATCACAGCCAGTGAGGATCTGCTGCAGTATCTGACTTGTTTTCCAGCAAAAATGTTAACTCTTGTGTGATTACTAGAGATGTGCAGTAATTGATGAGGAAGGGATTTTTTTAAGCTTTACTTTTTCAACAGCAAGGTTATTTGAGAGAGTTAAGTACACATGATGACAGGCCAGGGATATTGGGAAGGGAATCAACCATGGCCTGTCATCAGGAACCATCCTAACATGGGTTGGTTTTGAGAAACTGTGGCAAACTGAAATCAGGAAGTTAAGATTTGGGTTTGAACCCAGGTTCTCTGGATTGCGAATCCACTGTTACTACTGGGCTCCATTCGAAGGAATGTTATggatgattaaattttatttttgccgGAAAATTCAAAAAAACCAGTTTCTGTCTGTCAAAAAATATCCCAGCAGCAAGATATGTAGGCCAATGGTTCTCAAACTTTTTCGATTGTGACCCTAAATGAAACTCATTCTTAATGTCTTGCCTGACCTGGATTTATCCCCTCCTTACTGTTTGGTAATAGGTATTCAAGTGGTTATATTATTGCCTCCCAAGAATTGCTTAGTTTGGGTCACAAACCTGGGTTTGGGTACCATTGTGTTGGCTGTACAGTGTACGTTAGTGCTTTAGTGCTCGCATATATCTATTTATTTGGATGTCtcagtgtattattttttgttaactaatgtgtaAAAAGGGTAGTAATTTTGTAACAAAGGATAAATTTTTGtatgttacaaaattttaagGGAGTTTTAATATACAGTTTGTCATAATCATGAGTGTTGGTAACAGATTTTTGGAAAACTGGGTTATATCCCACAGTTCAGGGTGATACAGCATGAAAGGCACTGCCTTAAAAATTGTAGTAAACAAGTTAGTGAGCTTAAAATTGCTTTAATTGCAGGGTGAAAATGTAAATTCTTTAGCTATCTAGCACAAAAGTTACGCTTAAAACTTCTGAGAAGAATACTGCTATTAGTATGTAACACTACTATGTTGCCTTGGGATTTGCCTgcatatataaattatttctgttCTGTGGAATTGATAAAATTTAATAGAtgcagcatatttttttttacaggggcaAATGATTCATTGATATTTCTGAGAGAAAATAGCCttgtttactaattttttttcaacaaggtTGTTTAGAGTAAAATGGTTTGAATGTATTTTCTTGCCAGTTTTCTCATGATTGTGTATATGTGTGGAATTGCACTTTATGTTCATTAAAGTTTTGGATGTTGTACTAACAAGCTGTGAATTTAAgtacttaaatattaattaatcttGTGTTTTTGAATGCTAATAACATTTGTACATATGTACTTAAAAatgccatattttaaaataaatttttagcacTTGGAATTTGTAAAACTTATTGTTAATGGTTttgataacattaaaaaatgtattcagtAATTTTTACGCAGTTCATATATTGGCCATTACCAGGATAATTTAACTGTTTTCTCTTTGGCCTTTcctgagggaaa
This genomic window from Bacillus rossius redtenbacheri isolate Brsri chromosome 6, Brsri_v3, whole genome shotgun sequence contains:
- the LOC134533432 gene encoding thioredoxin, mitochondrial — protein: MLLGSSARMLRPAIKALGGCAAEKFSCSPAGRKVYQVKGPVDFEAKVLNSAAPVIVNFHADWCDPCKILSSKLEELVRAQDNVDLAVVDVEKNPELVHTFEVKAVPAVLAMRNGFVVDKFIGLMDAETIESLIHKLVNKLDT